One genomic window of Pecten maximus chromosome 3, xPecMax1.1, whole genome shotgun sequence includes the following:
- the LOC117323208 gene encoding uncharacterized protein LOC117323208 — MGEAPPTIPVLSRPVLDPTRDFISTERYLQSLERKLDKVQGKKGKEVNSKDIIESLSKVKDDQMTQLMSETRVSGDDPDQYKGSVLNKNHNSSQLEEVVALVYQDCLAKSHESQQGEAEQPTGKDVSKT; from the exons ATGGGGGAGGCACCACCGACTATTCCTGTCCTATCAAGGCCGGTTCTGGACCCCACCAGGGACTTTATCAGTACAGAACGCTATCTACAGTCTCTAG AAAGAAAACTGGACAAGGTCCAAGGGAAAAAAGGCAAAGAAGTAAACTCTAAAGACATTATCGAATCTCTAAGTAAAGTTAAAGATGACCAGATGACCCAGCTGATGTCCGAGACTAGGGTCAGTGGTGACGACCCAGACCAATACAAGGGGTCAGTGCTTAACAAGAACCATAACTCTTCTCAGTTGGAGGAAGTGGTGGCACTAGTGTACCAAGACTGTCTAGCAAAATCTCACGAATCACAACAGGGAGAAGCAGAACAACCGACAGGAAAAGACGTCTCAAAAACATGA
- the LOC117323209 gene encoding aldose 1-epimerase-like isoform X3 has protein sequence MPITVEDSYGEIDGQQVKRYTLSNNHNVKVRIIDYGGIITEVLVPDHQGELGDIVLGFDDMEGYKTNGPYLGALIGRYANRIANGTFSIDGTTYTLAINNVPNALHGGLKGFDKRMWTSSISDGKLVLTYVSADMEEGYPGEVTATVTYQLTDSNELIIDYNATTTKSTVINLTNHAYFNLKGEGSGDVLEHVAQVNADTYLPVDDTSIPTGVITQVQGTVMDLRTKQRLSNVINQVPGDHGYDHNYCFGKTGWVKNMARVEDPSSGRYVEVHSTEPGMQFYTAYWNNVTGKGGKHYGRYSGFCLETQHYPDSPNKPDFPTVVLAPGETYRQTTTYKFGTTS, from the exons ATGCCCATCACAGTAGAAGATTCCTATGGAGAGATTGATGGACAGCAAGTCAAAAG GTATACTCTGTCCAACAATCACAATGTGAAAGTCCGGATCATCGACTATGGTGGTATTATCACCGAGGTGTTGGTGCCGGACCACCAGGGGGAGCTGGGGGATATCGTGCTCGGCTTCGATGACATGGAAG GTTATAAAACAAATGGTCCCTACCTTGGGGCTCTGATAGGTCGCTATGCCAACCGGATAGCCAATGGGACATTTAGTATAGATGGCACCACTTATACCCTCGCCATCAACAATGTACCTAATGCCCTTCATGGAGGACTCAAGGGTTTTGACAAG CGTATGTGGACGTCCAGCATATCGGACGGAAAGTTGGTCCTGACCTATGTGAGTGCAGATATGGAAGAAGGCTACCCAGGGGAGGTAACTGCCACAGTCACCTATCAACTCACGGATTCCAACGAACTGATCATTGACTATAATGCTACCACAACCAAGTCTACCGTCATCAACCTTACAAACCACGCCTACTTCAACCTTAAAGGGGAG GGTTCAGGTGATGTGTTGGAGCATGTTGCTCAGGTAAACGCTGACACGTATCTACCTGTGGACGACACCTCCATTCCAACAG GTGTGATAACTCAAGTACAAGGGACAGTGATGGATTTGAGGACAAAACAGAGACTTTCCAATGTCATCAACCAGGTCCCAGGGGACCATGGATACGACCACAACTACTGCTTTGGCAAGACTGGCTGGGTGAAAAATATGGCAAG AGTTGAAGACCCGTCCAGTGGACGATATGTTGAGGTCCACAGTACGGAGCCTGGCATGCAGTTCTACACTGCCTATTGGAACAATGTCACTGGCAAGGGAGGTAAACACTACGGTCGATACAGTGGGTTCTGTCTGGAGACACAACATTACCCTGACAGCCCCAACAAG CCGGACTTCCCAACAGTTGTGCTGGCCCCTGgagagacatacagacagacaacaaCATACAAGTTTGGCACGACCAGTTAA
- the LOC117323209 gene encoding aldose 1-epimerase-like isoform X2: MFEGPSDNTMPITVEDSYGEIDGQQVKRYTLSNNHNVKVRIIDYGGIITEVLVPDHQGELGDIVLGFDDMEGYKTNGPYLGALIGRYANRIANGTFSIDGTTYTLAINNVPNALHGGLKGFDKRMWTSSISDGKLVLTYVSADMEEGYPGEVTATVTYQLTDSNELIIDYNATTTKSTVINLTNHAYFNLKGEGSGDVLEHVAQVNADTYLPVDDTSIPTGVITQVQGTVMDLRTKQRLSNVINQVPGDHGYDHNYCFGKTGWVKNMARVEDPSSGRYVEVHSTEPGMQFYTAYWNNVTGKGGKHYGRYSGFCLETQHYPDSPNKPDFPTVVLAPGETYRQTTTYKFGTTS; encoded by the exons GTCCAAGTGATAATACAATGCCCATCACAGTAGAAGATTCCTATGGAGAGATTGATGGACAGCAAGTCAAAAG GTATACTCTGTCCAACAATCACAATGTGAAAGTCCGGATCATCGACTATGGTGGTATTATCACCGAGGTGTTGGTGCCGGACCACCAGGGGGAGCTGGGGGATATCGTGCTCGGCTTCGATGACATGGAAG GTTATAAAACAAATGGTCCCTACCTTGGGGCTCTGATAGGTCGCTATGCCAACCGGATAGCCAATGGGACATTTAGTATAGATGGCACCACTTATACCCTCGCCATCAACAATGTACCTAATGCCCTTCATGGAGGACTCAAGGGTTTTGACAAG CGTATGTGGACGTCCAGCATATCGGACGGAAAGTTGGTCCTGACCTATGTGAGTGCAGATATGGAAGAAGGCTACCCAGGGGAGGTAACTGCCACAGTCACCTATCAACTCACGGATTCCAACGAACTGATCATTGACTATAATGCTACCACAACCAAGTCTACCGTCATCAACCTTACAAACCACGCCTACTTCAACCTTAAAGGGGAG GGTTCAGGTGATGTGTTGGAGCATGTTGCTCAGGTAAACGCTGACACGTATCTACCTGTGGACGACACCTCCATTCCAACAG GTGTGATAACTCAAGTACAAGGGACAGTGATGGATTTGAGGACAAAACAGAGACTTTCCAATGTCATCAACCAGGTCCCAGGGGACCATGGATACGACCACAACTACTGCTTTGGCAAGACTGGCTGGGTGAAAAATATGGCAAG AGTTGAAGACCCGTCCAGTGGACGATATGTTGAGGTCCACAGTACGGAGCCTGGCATGCAGTTCTACACTGCCTATTGGAACAATGTCACTGGCAAGGGAGGTAAACACTACGGTCGATACAGTGGGTTCTGTCTGGAGACACAACATTACCCTGACAGCCCCAACAAG CCGGACTTCCCAACAGTTGTGCTGGCCCCTGgagagacatacagacagacaacaaCATACAAGTTTGGCACGACCAGTTAA